The following are encoded in a window of Geobacter metallireducens GS-15 genomic DNA:
- a CDS encoding thioredoxin family protein produces MNRTATSKIVAMMLVVAVAIPALAAEPRNGESAGADAVLTKAIEDALGNGTGSVTVDLPQAEGKAKAGDLVTLRYTMTTADGALVATTEESVAADKGRPRSVAFTARSRYRPEEIVAGGEGNLPGVAEAVIGMAPGEKKHLSLSADKAFGARDPQRVVTMATVKSLPRTVAIPAADYVKNFGALPVVGKELPVVPYFPARVIEVTEQQAKLQLLARDGERFTESFGAVETKVDGESVKIRLVPTIGAPFEFRGARGTITAAGEENFTVDFNHPLADRSVVLDLEVVSLTKGEKLAAISVPWLENHDQGLEKAKQEEKPAVLVLYADWCQWCKKLFGETAEDPRIKAVSDRFVWIRVNSDKEKAYKEQYGQDGYPLIVLLDRQGKVAKKLDGFRDAAGLREELNALL; encoded by the coding sequence ATGAACAGAACAGCCACGTCAAAAATAGTTGCCATGATGCTTGTTGTCGCGGTGGCCATCCCGGCCCTGGCGGCTGAACCACGGAATGGGGAGTCGGCCGGGGCCGATGCGGTCCTGACAAAAGCCATCGAGGATGCGCTCGGCAATGGCACGGGCTCCGTCACTGTTGACCTGCCGCAGGCTGAAGGGAAGGCAAAAGCCGGCGATCTCGTGACGCTCCGCTATACCATGACCACGGCCGACGGTGCCCTGGTGGCAACCACCGAGGAGTCGGTGGCCGCTGACAAGGGGCGCCCGCGCTCCGTGGCATTCACGGCCCGAAGCCGCTACCGCCCCGAAGAGATCGTTGCCGGCGGCGAAGGGAATCTTCCGGGGGTGGCAGAGGCGGTCATCGGCATGGCACCGGGGGAAAAGAAGCATCTGTCTCTCTCCGCCGACAAGGCGTTCGGTGCCCGTGACCCCCAGCGGGTCGTCACCATGGCGACGGTGAAGAGTCTCCCCCGGACAGTCGCCATTCCGGCGGCTGACTACGTGAAGAATTTCGGTGCCTTGCCGGTGGTGGGAAAGGAACTTCCGGTGGTTCCCTATTTTCCGGCCAGGGTCATCGAGGTGACCGAGCAGCAGGCAAAGCTGCAACTCCTCGCCAGGGACGGCGAGCGGTTCACCGAAAGCTTCGGCGCCGTGGAGACGAAGGTGGATGGGGAGTCGGTGAAGATCCGTCTGGTCCCCACCATCGGCGCTCCCTTTGAGTTCCGTGGGGCACGGGGGACCATCACCGCAGCCGGCGAGGAAAACTTCACGGTGGATTTCAACCATCCCCTGGCCGACCGGAGTGTGGTGCTCGATCTTGAAGTGGTTTCGCTGACCAAAGGGGAGAAGCTCGCGGCCATATCCGTTCCGTGGCTCGAAAATCACGATCAGGGGCTTGAGAAGGCGAAACAAGAAGAGAAGCCCGCAGTGCTGGTCCTCTACGCCGACTGGTGCCAGTGGTGCAAGAAGCTCTTTGGCGAAACCGCGGAGGATCCGCGGATAAAGGCGGTTTCCGACCGTTTTGTCTGGATACGGGTGAACTCGGACAAGGAGAAGGCATACAAGGAACAATACGGCCAGGACGGCTATCCGCTGATCGTACTCCTCGACCGGCAGGGAAAGGTGGCGAAGAAGCTGGACGGCTTCCGCGATGCCGCCGGCCTGCGGGAAGAGCTGAATGCGCTGCTGTAG
- a CDS encoding ShlB/FhaC/HecB family hemolysin secretion/activation protein: MTTIFPPIPDRLRPLLRIAFMCGILATLPILCDVYAADEPPAARDEARPEEAAEPAATSAPAPAEQPVTFAITTILVERNTLFASDRLQEVMAPFVGDGKTADDVEKAREALEKFHHDQGYPTVIVNIPEQSVEEGIIRLQVVEQRINTVTVTGNRYFSREMILGKFPSLQPGGIPHVPTLQAEFTKAGRNPDLKITPAMAPSREVGYVDVELKIEEKLPLHGSLELNNRSSHDTSALRLNGAIRYDNLWQREHSVGLQYQTAPEKTREVQILSGSYVLPDPWHDDRRIVFYGVWSDTNTFASLGDMQVLGKGIIVGGRYLIPLAGKGLYNHSATLGIDYKRFDESAGFKTRVSYLPLSTAYDASLQDSTGYTLFNAGLNFAFRGAVTDQSEMAVKRSEAKGNYLAAILGLERQQKLPLGMGLRARIDGQLSSEPLIPNEQFVAGGMDSVRGYKESEALGDNGFHGTVELRVPDITLGSAMSMTPYVFYDMAAVELKKPLPGENRSQTLQGTGAGVRGMLFKFLEYQVDFAVALSDSDRIKEGDQRVHFRVSCAF; encoded by the coding sequence ATGACCACTATATTTCCGCCGATACCCGACCGGTTGCGGCCCCTGCTTCGTATTGCCTTCATGTGTGGGATCCTCGCCACTCTGCCGATTCTCTGCGATGTGTATGCCGCCGACGAGCCCCCTGCCGCCCGGGACGAAGCACGCCCGGAAGAGGCCGCGGAGCCGGCGGCAACCTCCGCTCCCGCCCCCGCGGAACAGCCGGTAACTTTTGCGATTACCACCATACTGGTGGAGAGGAATACCCTTTTCGCTTCGGACAGATTGCAGGAGGTGATGGCCCCCTTCGTGGGTGACGGCAAGACCGCCGATGACGTGGAAAAGGCCCGGGAAGCGCTGGAGAAATTCCACCACGATCAGGGCTATCCGACGGTGATCGTGAACATCCCCGAGCAGTCGGTGGAGGAAGGGATTATCCGGCTACAGGTGGTCGAGCAGCGGATCAATACGGTTACTGTCACGGGTAACCGTTATTTTTCACGGGAAATGATCCTAGGAAAATTCCCCTCGCTCCAACCCGGCGGGATCCCCCATGTTCCGACCCTCCAGGCCGAGTTCACCAAGGCGGGACGGAATCCGGACCTCAAGATCACGCCGGCCATGGCGCCTTCCAGGGAAGTGGGGTATGTGGACGTGGAGCTGAAGATAGAGGAGAAGCTTCCCCTGCACGGCAGCCTGGAGCTGAACAACCGGTCGAGCCACGACACCTCCGCCCTGCGGCTCAATGGAGCCATCCGCTACGACAACCTCTGGCAGCGGGAGCACTCCGTCGGGCTCCAGTACCAGACCGCACCCGAGAAAACACGGGAGGTCCAGATCCTCTCCGGCTCCTACGTCCTTCCCGATCCGTGGCATGACGACCGGCGGATCGTCTTCTACGGCGTCTGGTCCGATACCAATACCTTTGCGTCCCTTGGGGATATGCAGGTTCTCGGTAAGGGAATCATCGTGGGTGGGCGGTACCTGATTCCGCTTGCAGGCAAGGGCCTTTACAACCACAGCGCCACCCTGGGCATCGACTACAAGAGGTTTGACGAGAGTGCCGGGTTCAAAACTCGCGTAAGTTACCTGCCGCTGTCAACGGCCTACGATGCGTCGCTTCAGGATTCCACCGGGTACACCCTCTTCAACGCCGGTCTCAATTTTGCTTTCCGGGGCGCGGTGACGGACCAGTCGGAAATGGCCGTCAAGCGCTCCGAAGCCAAGGGTAACTATCTGGCCGCCATCCTTGGGCTGGAACGGCAGCAGAAGCTTCCCCTCGGCATGGGGCTCCGCGCGCGGATTGACGGACAGCTCTCCAGCGAACCGCTTATCCCCAACGAGCAGTTCGTGGCCGGCGGCATGGACAGCGTGCGGGGGTACAAGGAGAGCGAGGCCCTGGGCGATAACGGCTTCCATGGCACCGTTGAGCTTCGGGTGCCTGACATTACTCTGGGAAGCGCCATGAGCATGACCCCCTACGTTTTTTACGACATGGCAGCCGTCGAGCTGAAAAAGCCCCTTCCCGGCGAGAACCGCAGCCAGACCCTCCAGGGCACCGGGGCCGGCGTGCGGGGGATGCTGTTCAAGTTCCTCGAATACCAGGTCGATTTCGCAGTTGCCCTCTCCGATTCGGACCGGATCAAGGAAGGGGACCAGCGGGTGCATTTCAGGGTCAGCTGCGCGTTCTAG